The Pedobacter africanus genome has a window encoding:
- a CDS encoding GlxA family transcriptional regulator — protein sequence MTQVALLLTNKYRLLSVAAILDVFDTVNSYYEANGQEALFNVSILHAANSSNEVPVFNQYVPQPLNASSKQDLVLIPAFATQDVHNAVQENLEFIPWLRQQHQKGVELASFCTGAFLLGASGLLNGKNATTHIHACTSFAANYPDVYLRPSEVVTYDHGIYTSGGATSTFHLLLRLIHNYANRETAIRVAKVFAIDMNRGQQSYFGTFVPPRDHGDELVAQTQLCIENSYNKAATVEDILQQIPASRRNIERRFKMATGNTLIEYLQKTRIEVAKKLLEQTNQSILEIMLNSGYNDLKAFRQLFKKSSGMTPKDYRDKFKARVA from the coding sequence ATGACACAAGTAGCTTTGTTATTGACCAATAAATATCGCTTGCTTAGTGTAGCGGCTATACTCGACGTTTTTGATACTGTAAATAGCTACTACGAAGCCAATGGACAGGAAGCACTATTTAATGTAAGCATATTACATGCCGCTAACAGTAGTAATGAAGTTCCTGTTTTTAATCAATATGTACCCCAGCCTCTGAATGCAAGCAGCAAACAGGACCTGGTGCTGATACCTGCTTTTGCGACCCAGGACGTTCATAATGCTGTTCAGGAAAACCTGGAGTTTATACCATGGCTTCGTCAGCAGCACCAAAAAGGTGTTGAACTGGCCAGCTTTTGTACCGGTGCATTTTTATTGGGTGCCAGCGGTCTGTTAAACGGAAAAAATGCAACTACTCATATCCACGCCTGTACATCATTTGCGGCAAACTATCCCGACGTTTACCTTAGACCAAGTGAAGTAGTGACATACGACCATGGAATATATACCAGTGGCGGGGCTACCAGTACCTTTCACCTTTTGCTCAGACTGATCCATAACTATGCAAACAGAGAAACGGCAATTCGTGTGGCAAAAGTATTTGCCATAGACATGAACCGCGGACAGCAAAGCTATTTTGGCACCTTTGTACCACCAAGGGACCATGGTGATGAACTGGTTGCCCAAACCCAGTTGTGCATAGAAAATTCTTACAATAAGGCTGCAACTGTTGAAGATATTTTGCAGCAAATACCTGCCAGCAGAAGGAATATTGAACGTCGCTTTAAAATGGCTACAGGAAATACATTGATAGAGTACCTGCAAAAAACCAGGATAGAGGTTGCTAAAAAGCTGCTTGAACAAACCAACCAGAGCATCCTGGAGATTATGCTGAATTCCGGCTACAATGACCTGAAAGCTTTCAGGCAGCTCTTTAAAAAAAGCTCTGGCATGACACCAAAGGATTATCGGGATAAATTTAAGGCCCGTGTAGCATAA
- a CDS encoding beta-N-acetylhexosaminidase — translation MAKTLSSFILSVLFITTVQAQLPHIIPQPVELRPGKFPQDKFTIDKNTIIFITDTTAKPAAKFLSDYIARYYHLYLNISTNPDTKTKSSINLVLDSRLYPNPDKYFVSVLKNQLNAGSASGQGIFYAVQTIIQLLPPANDNSGKLIIPSVDVIDYPRFAYRGMHLDVSRHFFEVAFIKKYIDYLALHKLNNFHWHLTDDHGWRIEIKKHPKLTEIGAWRNGTIIGLYPGTGNDGLRYGGYYTQEEVKEVIKYAADRYINVIPEIEMPAHSMSVLAAYPELGTEPSKKYEVAQTWGIFNKFNNVFQPTEQTFKFLEEVLTEVMELFPSQYIHIGGDEASKIWWKQSAVSQQIMKRNGIKDESGLQSYFIHRIEKFVNSKGKTIIGWDEILDGGLAPNAIVMSWRGEKGGIAAAKQKHKVIMTPENMMYFNHSQFVKDDSLTAAKFLPLKTVYDYEPVPAVLSTEEASYIWGGQANLWSEYIANPAKAEYMVFPRLDALSEILWSPKEKRNYPDFLKRLKTQLKRYDLMKVNYSKKYLNN, via the coding sequence ATGGCTAAAACTTTATCATCTTTCATCTTGTCTGTGCTGTTTATAACCACAGTCCAGGCCCAGCTTCCACACATTATTCCCCAGCCCGTAGAATTAAGACCAGGCAAATTCCCTCAGGATAAATTTACTATTGACAAGAACACGATCATCTTTATTACCGATACTACAGCGAAACCCGCTGCAAAATTCCTGTCAGATTATATAGCCAGGTATTATCATCTATACCTTAACATCAGTACCAATCCGGATACAAAAACGAAGTCTTCAATTAACCTGGTCCTGGACAGCAGGCTATATCCAAATCCGGATAAATACTTTGTTTCTGTACTTAAGAACCAGCTCAATGCCGGATCGGCATCCGGACAAGGCATATTTTACGCAGTTCAAACCATCATACAGCTTTTACCTCCTGCAAATGATAATTCGGGCAAACTCATCATCCCATCCGTAGATGTGATCGATTACCCCCGTTTCGCCTACCGAGGTATGCACCTGGATGTGAGCAGGCATTTCTTTGAGGTAGCCTTCATTAAAAAATACATTGACTACCTGGCGCTTCATAAGCTGAATAATTTTCACTGGCACCTAACTGATGACCACGGCTGGAGAATTGAAATCAAAAAACATCCTAAACTAACAGAAATTGGTGCATGGAGAAACGGTACGATTATAGGCCTTTACCCCGGAACAGGTAACGACGGATTGCGCTACGGCGGTTATTACACCCAGGAAGAAGTTAAAGAAGTGATAAAATATGCGGCCGACCGTTACATCAATGTGATTCCTGAAATTGAAATGCCGGCACACAGCATGTCAGTCCTTGCGGCCTATCCGGAACTGGGTACAGAACCTTCAAAAAAATATGAAGTAGCGCAAACCTGGGGAATCTTTAATAAGTTTAACAATGTGTTCCAGCCCACAGAGCAGACCTTCAAATTTCTTGAAGAAGTATTAACCGAAGTAATGGAATTGTTCCCTTCACAATACATCCACATCGGTGGAGATGAGGCATCAAAGATCTGGTGGAAACAATCAGCCGTATCACAGCAGATCATGAAACGTAACGGAATAAAAGATGAAAGCGGTTTACAGAGTTACTTCATACACCGTATCGAAAAATTTGTGAACAGTAAAGGTAAAACCATCATAGGATGGGATGAAATACTGGACGGGGGCCTCGCCCCTAATGCTATTGTGATGAGCTGGCGTGGTGAAAAAGGTGGTATTGCGGCGGCAAAACAAAAGCACAAAGTGATCATGACACCTGAAAACATGATGTATTTTAACCACAGTCAATTTGTAAAAGATGATTCACTTACAGCGGCAAAGTTCCTGCCCTTAAAAACCGTTTACGACTATGAGCCTGTGCCGGCTGTACTAAGTACTGAAGAAGCCAGCTATATATGGGGCGGACAAGCAAATTTATGGTCTGAATACATCGCCAATCCAGCAAAAGCTGAATACATGGTTTTTCCAAGACTGGATGCCCTGAGTGAAATATTATGGAGCCCTAAAGAAAAGCGTAATTATCCAGACTTCCTCAAAAGGCTAAAAACGCAGCTGAAGCGGTATGATCTGATGAAAGTAAACTACAGTAAAAAGTATTTAAACAATTAA
- a CDS encoding sensor histidine kinase, translated as MKLQFKLALYNTLTKVAIITMLGILILVSINRISINHIQQRLLQKKKRLVTNLSGVEVNDLLTQKIYTDYNLLREEYIILKEIRNDEKPIKQQFTRELRSIEGSQEEFQILTTDFNYAGRNYRLELGETMSTLAQLERTISMFTFGILIAAVILTLITDLAFTRFLLTPFYRIIDQKLNKVNEPTNFNYKPIQTSTEDFRILDRSISALMRKITGLFLTEKEFIANVSHELLTPISVLNTRLENLLNDEKLTTEGENKIFASLKTLGRLKAIINSLLLISKVENNQYSKPDTISVRHTVEEVYEELEHRLLMMKLKFNIQLTHDHTFTGNRSLFHTLITNLISNAIKYNIPSGSVNISDAPTAEAYTLVIADTGIGMNAELLEHAFIRFEKLESEREDSHGLGLAIVRSIASFHELKIDIKSEKGKGTEIRINFPQ; from the coding sequence ATGAAACTACAATTCAAACTTGCTTTATACAATACCCTTACAAAGGTGGCCATCATTACCATGCTAGGTATCCTGATTCTTGTATCTATTAACCGAATCTCTATAAATCACATACAGCAGCGACTGTTACAGAAAAAGAAAAGATTGGTAACCAACCTTTCCGGTGTAGAAGTAAATGACCTGCTTACACAAAAAATTTATACCGATTACAACCTGCTACGTGAGGAATATATCATCCTGAAGGAGATCAGAAATGACGAGAAGCCAATCAAACAACAGTTCACAAGAGAATTACGTAGTATCGAAGGCAGCCAGGAAGAATTCCAGATCCTGACCACAGATTTTAACTATGCTGGGAGAAATTACAGACTGGAACTTGGTGAAACCATGTCGACCCTTGCACAATTAGAACGTACGATATCCATGTTTACCTTTGGCATATTGATAGCGGCTGTAATACTGACATTGATTACAGATCTTGCCTTTACCCGTTTTTTACTTACCCCTTTTTACAGGATCATCGATCAAAAACTCAACAAGGTAAATGAACCAACCAATTTCAATTACAAGCCGATTCAGACCAGCACGGAAGATTTCAGGATCCTGGACCGTAGCATCAGTGCCTTGATGAGAAAGATCACCGGGCTTTTTCTGACCGAAAAAGAATTCATTGCCAATGTTTCTCATGAACTGCTTACGCCCATTTCAGTGCTGAACACCAGATTGGAAAACCTGCTTAATGATGAGAAGCTAACAACGGAAGGTGAAAACAAGATATTTGCCAGTTTAAAGACATTGGGCCGATTAAAGGCAATCATCAACAGTTTGTTGCTCATTTCAAAGGTAGAAAACAATCAATACAGTAAACCAGACACCATATCGGTACGGCACACTGTTGAAGAGGTTTATGAAGAGTTGGAGCATAGGTTATTGATGATGAAACTGAAGTTCAACATCCAGTTGACGCACGACCATACATTTACCGGGAACAGGTCCCTGTTCCATACACTGATAACGAACCTGATCAGCAATGCCATTAAGTACAACATACCCTCAGGCAGCGTAAACATCTCGGATGCACCAACTGCGGAAGCTTATACACTTGTGATTGCGGACACAGGCATAGGAATGAATGCTGAGTTGTTGGAGCATGCGTTTATCCGCTTTGAAAAACTGGAATCAGAGCGGGAAGACAGTCATGGTTTGGGCCTGGCTATTGTACGGAGCATTGCCAGCTTCCATGAGCTTAAGATCGACATCAAATCGGAAAAAGGCAAAGGCACAGAAATCCGGATTAACTTTCCGCAATAA
- the pyrR gene encoding bifunctional pyr operon transcriptional regulator/uracil phosphoribosyltransferase PyrR, with protein sequence MQKRTLLDGQKFQITIKRLCHQLIENHNDFSNTVLIGIQPRGSYFADRVKHELLQVLKKSTIQKGNLDITFFRDDFRRKDGLVSASSNTIDFIIEGKNVILIDDVLWTGRTIRAAMDALLAYGRPAKVELMVLIDRRFSRQLPIEPNYIGHQVDSLNSQMVRVSWKETEGEDKVILISESNK encoded by the coding sequence ATGCAAAAAAGAACCCTGCTAGACGGTCAAAAATTCCAGATCACAATTAAGCGACTTTGTCATCAATTAATTGAGAACCACAACGATTTTTCAAATACTGTTTTAATTGGCATACAGCCACGTGGCAGTTACTTTGCCGATAGAGTAAAACATGAACTTTTACAGGTACTTAAAAAGAGTACCATTCAAAAAGGAAATCTTGACATTACTTTTTTCCGCGATGATTTCAGAAGAAAAGACGGGTTGGTATCTGCAAGCAGCAATACGATCGACTTCATTATAGAAGGCAAAAATGTTATCTTGATAGACGACGTATTGTGGACAGGGCGTACCATAAGGGCTGCGATGGATGCCTTACTGGCTTATGGGCGGCCTGCAAAAGTAGAGCTTATGGTATTAATTGACCGGAGATTTTCGAGACAATTACCAATAGAACCGAATTACATAGGCCATCAGGTAGACAGTCTGAACTCACAAATGGTAAGGGTAAGCTGGAAAGAGACCGAAGGAGAGGACAAAGTTATCTTAATATCAGAAAGCAATAAATAA
- a CDS encoding efflux transporter outer membrane subunit: protein MNTRYHKYYFIIGFSALSLTACVTTKYERPAVNSNDLYRDNTTADTSTMANLPWKNLFTDAPLQVLIQQGINENLDLKQAIERIKVAEATLLQNKAALLPSLTADVSVTDAKQSRAALNFPPGININTETQTYKAQLSTSWEADIWGKLSSAKRSAYASLLQTDAAKRAVQTQLIANIANSYYNLLALDKQLSITEQTIRIRQADVETMKSLKEGAVVNGAAVVQSEANLYAAQVTLPDLKRSIRETENALSILLGKGPGKIDRGTLDQQTVYSNLQTGVSAQLLQNRPDVQAAEFAFRAAFENKNVAKAYFYPALTLTANGGLSSLSLKNFFDNSIFYNLIGGITQPIFNKGQNKARLKTAAAQQQMAFYSFQQTLLTSGQEVSNALYAYQTASEKETTRAKQIASLTKAVDYTKELLRYSSATNYTDVLTSEQSLLSAQLSSINDRLQKLQSVVNLYRALGGGWKE from the coding sequence ATGAACACCAGATATCATAAATATTATTTCATCATCGGATTCTCTGCATTGAGTTTAACGGCCTGCGTGACCACAAAATATGAACGCCCGGCTGTAAACAGCAACGATCTATACCGTGACAATACCACTGCAGACACCAGTACTATGGCGAATCTGCCCTGGAAAAACCTGTTTACAGATGCCCCTTTACAGGTTCTGATCCAGCAGGGCATCAATGAGAACCTTGACCTGAAACAGGCCATCGAAAGGATAAAAGTTGCTGAGGCTACCTTGCTGCAAAACAAGGCGGCCCTGCTGCCAAGTTTGACTGCCGATGTTTCAGTGACAGACGCCAAACAATCAAGAGCTGCGCTGAACTTTCCTCCAGGAATTAATATCAATACAGAAACGCAAACCTACAAGGCGCAGCTCAGCACCAGCTGGGAAGCCGATATCTGGGGAAAACTGAGCAGTGCCAAAAGATCCGCCTACGCCTCGCTGCTACAAACTGATGCCGCAAAAAGAGCGGTACAGACCCAATTGATTGCAAACATTGCCAATAGCTATTATAACCTGCTGGCATTGGACAAACAATTGTCAATTACGGAACAAACGATCAGGATCAGACAGGCAGACGTTGAAACCATGAAGTCCTTAAAAGAAGGTGCTGTGGTAAACGGTGCTGCTGTTGTACAAAGCGAAGCCAATTTATATGCAGCCCAGGTTACACTTCCGGATTTGAAGAGAAGCATCAGGGAGACGGAAAATGCCTTGAGCATCCTGTTGGGAAAAGGCCCTGGAAAAATTGACCGCGGCACGCTTGACCAACAGACAGTTTACAGCAACCTGCAAACTGGTGTATCAGCGCAATTGCTACAAAACAGGCCAGATGTGCAAGCTGCTGAGTTTGCTTTCAGGGCAGCATTTGAGAATAAAAATGTAGCTAAAGCCTATTTTTACCCCGCCTTAACGCTAACAGCAAACGGGGGGCTTTCCAGTCTGAGCCTTAAAAACTTTTTCGACAATTCTATTTTTTACAATTTAATTGGCGGCATTACCCAGCCCATTTTCAATAAAGGACAAAATAAGGCCAGGCTAAAAACTGCAGCAGCGCAACAGCAAATGGCATTTTATAGTTTCCAGCAAACCTTGCTTACAAGTGGCCAGGAAGTGTCGAATGCTTTATATGCTTATCAGACAGCTTCAGAAAAAGAAACAACCAGGGCAAAACAGATCGCTTCTTTAACCAAGGCGGTCGACTATACAAAAGAGTTATTGCGCTACAGCTCTGCTACCAATTATACGGATGTGCTGACTTCGGAACAAAGTCTGCTTTCGGCACAACTAAGCAGTATAAATGACCGGTTGCAAAAGCTTCAATCTGTAGTAAACCTTTACCGTGCATTAGGTGGCGGTTGGAAAGAATAA
- a CDS encoding response regulator transcription factor, whose amino-acid sequence MNILIIEDEKTLALEMGEFLSKEGYTVEHAWKKSSAEEKIFVNTYDFILLDLGLPGGDGFELLHQLKKLPGREDAVIILTARGDVDDRIKGLEAGADDYLPKPFSLTELLARMHAIIRRKHKLEMNEVNIHNFLLDIKNHKVTFEGQRINLTNKEFEIFNYLVLNKNRVISRVNLTEHVWGDILEVNSDSNFVDVHVKNLRKKLAAHRPIDWFETVRSIGYRINF is encoded by the coding sequence ATGAACATCCTGATTATTGAAGACGAAAAAACACTTGCCTTGGAAATGGGTGAATTCCTAAGTAAGGAAGGTTACACTGTTGAGCATGCCTGGAAAAAATCTTCGGCTGAAGAGAAAATTTTTGTTAACACTTACGATTTTATACTGCTTGACCTTGGCTTACCAGGCGGTGACGGTTTTGAATTGCTGCACCAGCTAAAAAAATTACCCGGACGGGAAGATGCGGTAATTATACTTACAGCCCGGGGCGATGTTGACGACCGCATTAAAGGCCTGGAGGCCGGAGCAGATGATTATCTGCCCAAACCTTTTTCACTGACAGAGCTGCTGGCGCGAATGCATGCCATCATACGCCGGAAGCACAAACTGGAAATGAATGAAGTCAACATTCACAATTTCCTGCTCGACATTAAGAACCACAAAGTAACTTTTGAAGGGCAACGGATTAACCTGACGAACAAAGAGTTTGAAATATTCAATTACCTGGTATTAAACAAAAATCGAGTCATTTCAAGGGTAAATCTTACCGAACATGTTTGGGGAGATATACTTGAGGTAAATTCTGATTCTAACTTTGTGGATGTGCATGTAAAAAATCTCCGTAAAAAACTGGCGGCACATCGTCCTATTGATTGGTTTGAAACGGTTAGAAGCATTGGTTACAGGATTAACTTTTGA
- the rpsA gene encoding 30S ribosomal protein S1 codes for MAKKQVAEKELEAKTAELQGADARLAEKETIESEADSVSIEQIKSSLATPDQDFDWDADDKAFGNYSDADRKKFEDMYTDTFNQITQGEIISGTVVSINNKDVVLNVGFKSDGLVSTSEFRDTPDLKVGDKVDVFVEAPEDANGQLILSRKRAKTQRSWESINEALDNDRIINGFVKSRTKGGLIVDIMGVEAFLPGSQIDIKPIRDYDVYVGKTMEFKVVKINHEFKNVVVSHKILIEDDLESQKVEIVSKLEKGQVLEGTVKNITDFGVFIDLGGVDGLLHITDISWGRIEHPKEVLSLDEKINVVVLDFDDEKKRIALGLKQLTPHPWESLSTDLAVGSKVKGKIVTVADYGAFLEIIPGVEGLIHVSEMSWSQNLRSPQEFLKVGDEIEAEVLTLDRDDRKMSLGIKQLTQDPWQNVAERYPIGSKHTAVVKNMTNFGVFVEIEEGIDGLIHISDLSWSKKVNHPNEFTKVGDTLDVVVLELDVDNRKLSLGHKQLEENPWDTFETIFTLDSIHQGTVVKVTDKGAVIALPYGVEGFVPTKHMAKEDGSVIKAEETNDFKIIEFNKDAKRIVVSHARIWEEAKAEAVAEERNAKKKEAKASSSAVKKVKDSVEKSTLGDLGVLAQLKQQMEGEENKAKKG; via the coding sequence ATGGCTAAGAAACAAGTAGCAGAAAAAGAACTAGAGGCTAAAACAGCCGAACTTCAAGGTGCGGACGCTCGTCTGGCTGAGAAAGAGACTATTGAATCAGAAGCTGATTCAGTATCGATCGAACAGATCAAATCATCATTGGCAACTCCAGATCAGGATTTTGACTGGGATGCAGATGATAAAGCATTCGGTAATTACAGTGATGCAGACCGTAAAAAGTTTGAAGACATGTATACCGATACTTTCAATCAAATCACTCAAGGTGAAATCATCAGTGGTACTGTTGTTTCAATCAACAACAAAGATGTGGTATTAAACGTAGGATTTAAATCAGACGGTTTGGTATCTACTTCTGAGTTCCGCGATACACCTGATTTGAAAGTTGGCGATAAAGTTGACGTTTTCGTGGAAGCCCCTGAAGATGCTAACGGCCAGTTAATTCTGTCTCGTAAAAGAGCCAAAACCCAAAGATCATGGGAATCTATCAATGAAGCCCTTGACAATGACAGAATCATCAACGGATTTGTTAAGAGCCGTACCAAAGGTGGTCTTATCGTTGACATCATGGGTGTTGAAGCTTTCTTACCTGGTTCCCAGATTGACATCAAACCTATCCGCGATTACGATGTATACGTGGGTAAAACAATGGAATTCAAAGTTGTTAAGATCAACCACGAGTTTAAAAACGTAGTTGTATCTCATAAAATCTTAATTGAGGACGATTTAGAAAGCCAAAAAGTTGAAATCGTATCTAAACTTGAAAAAGGTCAGGTACTGGAAGGTACCGTTAAAAACATCACTGACTTTGGTGTATTCATCGATTTGGGTGGCGTTGACGGATTACTTCACATCACTGACATTTCCTGGGGCCGCATAGAGCATCCAAAAGAAGTATTGAGCTTAGATGAGAAAATCAACGTTGTAGTGCTTGATTTTGATGATGAGAAAAAACGTATTGCATTAGGCTTAAAACAATTGACTCCTCATCCTTGGGAATCTTTAAGTACTGACTTAGCTGTTGGTTCTAAAGTTAAAGGTAAAATTGTTACTGTTGCTGATTACGGTGCTTTCCTTGAAATCATTCCTGGTGTTGAAGGTTTAATCCACGTATCAGAAATGTCGTGGTCGCAAAACCTGCGCAGCCCTCAGGAATTCCTGAAAGTTGGCGATGAGATCGAAGCTGAAGTTTTGACTTTAGACAGAGACGATCGCAAAATGAGCTTAGGTATCAAACAACTTACTCAGGATCCTTGGCAAAATGTTGCTGAAAGATATCCTATCGGAAGCAAACATACAGCAGTAGTTAAAAACATGACCAATTTCGGTGTATTCGTAGAAATTGAGGAAGGCATCGATGGTTTAATCCATATCTCTGACCTTTCATGGTCTAAAAAAGTGAACCACCCTAATGAATTCACTAAAGTTGGTGATACATTAGACGTAGTTGTACTTGAATTAGATGTTGATAACCGCAAGCTGAGCTTAGGTCACAAACAACTGGAAGAAAATCCATGGGATACTTTTGAAACTATCTTTACATTAGATTCAATCCACCAGGGAACTGTTGTTAAAGTAACTGATAAAGGTGCTGTTATCGCTTTACCATATGGCGTAGAAGGTTTCGTACCAACTAAACACATGGCTAAAGAAGACGGCTCTGTAATCAAAGCTGAAGAAACCAATGATTTCAAAATCATTGAGTTCAACAAGGATGCTAAACGTATCGTTGTTTCTCATGCCCGTATCTGGGAAGAGGCTAAAGCTGAAGCTGTTGCTGAAGAAAGAAACGCTAAGAAAAAAGAGGCCAAAGCTTCAAGCAGTGCAGTTAAAAAGGTTAAAGATTCAGTTGAAAAATCTACATTGGGCGATTTAGGTGTGCTTGCACAGTTAAAACAACAAATGGAAGGTGAAGAAAACAAAGCTAAAAAAGGCTAG